One region of Tamandua tetradactyla isolate mTamTet1 chromosome 6, mTamTet1.pri, whole genome shotgun sequence genomic DNA includes:
- the CRHR1 gene encoding corticotropin-releasing factor receptor 1, producing MSPKVHQSNVGWCRLVTAAYNYFHVTNFFWMFGEGCYLHTAIVLTYSTDRLRKWMFICIGWGVPFPIIVAWAVGKLYYDNEKCWFGKKPGVYTDYIYQGPMILVLLINFIFLFNIVRILMTKLRASTTSETIQYRKAVKATLVLLPLLGITYMLFFVNPGEDEVSRVVFIYFNSLLESFQGFFVSVFYCFLNSEVRSAIRKRWHRWQDKHSIRARVGRAMSIPTSPTRVSFHSIKQSTAV from the exons ATGAGCCCCAAGGTCCACCAGAGCAACGTG GGCTGGTGCAGGCTGGTGACAGCCGCCTACAACTACTTTCACGTGACCAACTTCTTCTGGATGTTTGGCGAGGGCTGCTACCTGCACACAGCCATCGTGCTCACCTACTCCACCGACCGGCTGCGCAAGTGGATGTTCATCTGCATCGGCTGGG GCGTGCCTTTCCCCATCATCGTGGCCTGGGCCGTTGGGAAGCTGTACTATGACAATGAGAA GTGCTGGTTTGGCAAGAAGCCCGGGGTGTACACCGACTACATCTACCAGGGCCCTATGATCCTGGTCCTGCTG ATCAATTTCATCTTCCTTTTCAACATCGTCCGCATCCTCATGACCAAACTCCGGGCCTCCACCACGTCTGAGACCATTCAGTACAG gaAGGCCGTGAAGGCCACTCTGGTGCTGCTTCCCCTCCTGGGCATCACGTACATGCTGTTCTTCGTGAACCCCGGGGAGGACGAGGTTTCCCGGGTCGTCTTCATCTACTTCAACTCCCTGCTGGAGTCCTTCCAG GGTTTCTTCGTGTCCGTGTTCTACTGCTTCCTCAACAGCGAG GTTCGCTCTGCCATCCGCAAGAGGTGGCACCGCTGGCAGGACAAGCACTCCATCCGTGCCCGCGTGGGCCGCGCCATGTccatccccacctcccccacccgcGTCAGCTTTCACAGCATCAAGCAGTCTACGGCGGTCTGA